The Antechinus flavipes isolate AdamAnt ecotype Samford, QLD, Australia chromosome 4, AdamAnt_v2, whole genome shotgun sequence genomic interval TGCGTTCCTATGCTCCTAGCAGCTCCCAGATGACTTTCATTAACCATAGCTGGGTTAGTCCCTAAAATCCTTCTGAGAGAGACTGATTATTCCCCATCCCCGTACCCTAATGGTCTAAATTGGGTTTATATTCAGAGTCTACTACACAAATAGGTATAGGGTCATTTTCTAAATACCTCTCTTCCCACTTGCTGAAGACTGAAATTCTTTAACACAGGTTAGTCTCATTCCAGAAATAAAGACTTAAAATGCAATTGCTTAATTGAAGTGCCACAGTGATATCTATCCTAAAGCCTCATCAGTTGACTAATGAGACTAACAAATTCTTTTCCTGTTTTGACAGGCTATTAAAAAAGTAGGGTAGGGATGATTCCAGAAGCACAAAGGGTTTTTCCATCTGAACCCTGAAGTGGAGCTGAGGGAAAACTCTAAAGATGAACTCTTTTTGAGGAATGTCACAATTTTCCTAAGGTGAACCATTATCTTCAATTGTCAAAATAAGGTGTGTGAGGGGGGCTATTTCTCCTACACACACAACTTAGGAGTCTGTCACAAGTCAATACTGCTTCACGCTATTCATCAAgctttcttttagctttttagccacattaattacaaaataaCATAATTCTGAGAATTTGAGATACTATTATTCTGCACAAGGTTTCCTAGTTCATTAGCCATCATTCCTATTTATCTCATCTGTATCCTGTAGAAAATGGGACAATCAGAAAAAGTGCTAAAAAGCAGGCTTAGAAAAAGTCCAGTTTTAAAGGacagaagctattaatcaactaagGGGTCACAGTGGTATTACTTCAGACTAGCACAGCCCAATTCCAGTCTTAAACTGAGTCATTTAACTGCTACAAGTACACAAATATTCACAAACAAATTTGGCTAGTTTTGAAGCACCAGAAGGAAGCTTATTGCCCCTACAAGGAAAGAAATGGGGCGGAACTAAGGCTGGACAACAATCTTAATAGCTAACAGttttaaatgcttcttttcaCCTATCCtgcatttccctttctcctttttgtctCACAAAATTCAATTGGAAACATTTGACTACTAATGTAGtccaaaaaatgataaattgagctaagaattcaaatttggctgtGTAGGATACCAAACCATTTTTCTTCAACCTGgtattctaatattctttctgaCCAAAATTCAAAGGGAAAGAGGTGGGCTTTGGTTTCATTCATCAAAAATACCAGAAAACCCAAACTGCCATTCTTAGAACTAACTACCAACATGTTCtttttgaatgaattaatgaaatttcTCTAAATAATGGTCTTATTGCCAAAAAACCGAATACCAAATAGAACTGTATAGAGGGAAAGAAATGTCAGGTTGAAGGgtaaaacttaaatttaaatgagctttagaaacaaaaataataacaaaaataagattCTCCATCTAGTggtagtttttttgtttcttttttaactctGAAAGCTGTTTTACACTTTCTACTAAAAAATGCACAGGCAGGAACTGTTTTACAAAATGAACAGAGTTGCATTTGGTTGAGTTTTAGGGTTGGCTGAGGATGAGGTCACAGAACTGAAgtcaaaaaaagaacattagcTCTGCATGCATATCAGAGCTGGTTATCATGGAAAATATCCCATGaattaggaggggaaaaaaagcccaaGTCACCTTTCTTACCCTCAGGTCTACAGACTCCCAAGTTTTTATGACTAAGTTTTGGGAGGCATAACAAGGAGCTACCTAAACATGCATTCCTCAATGTCACTTTTATTCATTTAGAAAtatactggggaaaaaattttggtccagacttgtgatttcattaaggAACTCAATGCAAATAGGCAATTGCactacaatttatagtcttagagactTATTGAGGAGCACATACGCAATATTTATCAGAGGCGGGATTTATATCCATGCCTTTCAACCTCTGAGGTTACTCTATATATGACACAATACTGGGAATAAATGGAAGAAACAGCACTTTTGGCTATGAATTTACATTTTGGGGTAAAaatgttgtatttttaaaattcagtttaaaatCCCGTCAAGAAAAATTGTAGCAACATGATATTGgtgaaaattcaataaatatttactgagctcTTATTATATGCAAGGCACCATGGGGGATACAAAAAGGAGTAAGACACAGACTCTGCCCTGGAGAAGACAACCTCCAATTGGAGCTATCATTTTAGTGCTCTGCTTTGGCAAAGGGCACATATAACTAAGGATCCACCCAAAGGAATTGCTGTTGAGTAGGATTCTCTTTTGGCTGTATCTATTTTGTCCATGGCCCCCAAAACAATACTGAACATGTTCAAGCTGTTTGCCTTGGAAAGcaaaataaatggggggaaaaggtTTTTTTTGACAACATCTGAATATACTAGTCTTACATTTCATTACATGTGAGAATAAATACATTCACATGAACTAAACTGCTGTATGTATTAACAAGGTAGAAGTCTTCTTTCTGCCTATGGTCAAACATCTGAGGACTGACCAACTGGAAGCAAAGCTAATGTGGAGTTAAATATAAAGCTAAGCAATATGTCAAGCTTTATACCAAATTAATAAGCTGACTCAGGAActattgttttggttttcttgttcttctataaagtCTAGGAAAAAAGCTCAAAGGTATTAACTTTCTGCCttcagagtaggaaaaaaaaagtttttgctctggaggtcccttccagctttaagatGCTATGATTATTGTAGTCTGCCCAAGACTGACAGTACTCTCTTGCAGCAAATTTatcatcaaaatatatttcagatCCATTCTTTGGTTGGTAAAGACTGAAATGGGTCTCTCTGGAAGTAAACTCTTTTTAGTATATTAACATAGTTCTACActaattaatttctaattataaTCATTTCTGTTTGCTGAGATAAAAGATTATTATTGAAGGGGGGAGaggattatatttaataatttaaatcattttttatttgctttatctACCATTAGGTCAATCTTTAACAAAAGCAATAGAATATATTAGGATATACAGTATACAGCCtgataacaatataaaaatggTCCGCTGGTCATCTACTGATTGCTTTCTAGGGCTGTAGCTAAATGGAGCTTTTGAAAAAATGAGTTCTAAAGCCCTGACTGTTAGTTACAGCAACTATGCCAATTGTGGTTtctcacatatattttaaacttcATACAATGGTAAAGCTAGCACTGATTAATGTTTAACCTAGACCTAGCTTATCTTAAAATCTTTCAGGGTAAAGCTAATACAAGGGGTAAAAACCACTAGTTAAAAGACTCAGCAAGGAAATTTAATTAGAATGCAAgcattattatatttatctaaATAGGTATAGCTACATGTATATAgatctatacaaatatatactgGAAGTATGCATTTCTGTGGCATTCTAAACTTGTTTAAGTACATTTCTGACATTAATAAGGATCAGTTTTTACAATAACTAATGTAAGAAGATAGacttagataaaaaaaaaaactttttaaattgaaaaaaagatacTTATACATGAAGGTAAGTACAAGAAACTTCACTCAACAtattcttttcaaaaacaaatatttatacacggtgatttttttttaaccttcccaAGGATCATGCCTTAGGATTTGAAAACCATTTAAATCTCAGAACaaaatacaccatgaccaatGTAAATGCCCAGGAAAAAACAGAAAGCATTTTAAGCCTGTTatataacaaatacaaaaaatgctTGTCTTTCACTCCCAGGTACAATTTTCCTCTATAAgattacaatgaaaatgaaacCTAACAAAATTGCTTACATTATGAAACTGtggaattttgtttaaaaaaaaaaatagaatcactGACATACTTAGAATATAACACAAAGCCagtaaatattgaaatatattaaagACTCCGAGACGTTTTACTTAAAGATTGTTCTAGAACTTTAggttgaaaggaaaaggaagtctGACATGGCATTCTacataaacttaaaaataaaaacacatactCCCAACCAGTATAATTTCTGGTTAacacagaagaaaattaaatcataagcatttttagGGATAGGAAAAGGTACCTGACACCACACTTGATCCACCTCACAGTTCCCACATTAGCCACAGCACCTCCATATTAATCCATGGTGACAGGGTTTTCCACATGTATACACTCCCAGTCAAACCAATCTCCTGGAATCAGGCAGAGAAACTTATacagaaattaaaggaagaacATACAAGAAGCAAAGTCtacaaggaaaaaacagaaaatttatctCAAATTCTTGTACTGAATCCGATGCCTGACATTTAATATTTGGCACTAATTGGGTAAATAGAGGATTCAGTCTACAATCTGTGAATCATCGGACAAATATCATTTAATATTAGTCCAATTTTTGTTTCTAACAATGAGAAGTAGATAATGGCAGCTGGATATATGTCAAGCAGAAAAGCTTCTTCTATGAATTAGGAAAGTTACATCAATATCTAGTGTGAGCAGAAGCAAGCAATTAAACATGACAACCAAAGAAATCTGGAGTTTTTTAAGAAGAAACCATGGTAAGTCATTTGAAAACCAACAGACAATGGACACATTTCCTGCTATCTCTAAACATCATTTGACTAAAGCAAACGCCTCTCCACTGCACTGAGAATTAAAGAGTACCCAtgcattttttaaacttcagagatgtttttttgacaaaaaaaacaGCAGATAACCACAGTCTAAAATATGCTTACAATAATTGGaaaagaatgtttcattttttaacatttttccacTGTTATAGTCTTGCTCTATGGTAATTCATTTGGTGGTGGGAATCACCAAAAAGCATGGCACTCACTGCCAAAAGCTGGGACACTAACACTGCACAAAGAGAAGCAGTAACAGCAAAGTCTCCATATAACTCTATTTATTAAACTGGACACAGAGCACTTTAACTAATGCTCCAAATTAAAAATGGTGCAATGAaagcaacttttttcttttttttatataaacagACAGGAAGCCACAATGACAATGGCCACGTGGTGCTGCAAATGAAGAAAAGGACTGGTGAAGCATGGGCTCAAGCAGGGGGAGCCACATTTCAGACAGACAGTGACACAAAGCTGTTGTACTGCTGGATGTTGCGTTTGAGGATGTCTGAGCAGGGGCCGAGAACACGTTCAAATCGGGGTCGGTCCAGTTTAACACATTTCAAGGGGCCACGAGCAACCACTGTGGCAGCTCGTGGACGATTCATCAAAAGTGCAATTTcacctgaaaggaaaaaaaagagaaaataagagcaGGCTAATATCAACCACTTTGAACATTAGCATTCTTCTAGGCCaggaggttttttttgttttgttttgttttcttgaggcaattgggattaagtgacttgcctaggatcacacagctaggaagtgttaagtgtctgaggcacatttgaactcaggaactcctgacttcagagctggtgctctatccactgtgccacgtaGCTACTTTTAAGGCCAGGAGTTCTTAAACTAGGGTCCataacttattctttttttttttttttccataatattctttaaagacaactaaatttatataaatttggtTTCTTTCATAAAGTCTAcaaattttatatacttaaaaatatcATGAGAAAGATTCCATGATAAGAATTCTTTTCCCAGGAGATTTCTAATAAACTAGGACTAGGGATTGAATCTACGATTTCATTAACTTAGGAAGCTTCCAACAATATGGGATATAGAACCTTCTCTGTAATTTTTAGGGTCAGTGCTCAGACTCATACAACTAATATGTGTTGAAGATGGGTTTAAACGGTTATTTTCTGGGCTCCAAAAACCAGCTAGTCACCCAACCTTTCTACTGATATTGCCAAGAAAACAGAATAACCAGATAGAGGAAGGGAGATTATAAGTGTTTATATGGTGCCCTATAGTGTACCAGGCACTTTGCAAAGggctttttatctcatttgagcctcaccaCAAACCTGTGAGAtggatgctatttttatccccattttcagcTGAGGAAAGATAGTGAGgcagagtttaagtaacttgcccagagtcacacatctaggaaataTCTGTAGCCAgatctgaacttaggtctttttcACTCCAGATTTAGCTTTCTATCTACTGTAACAACTAGCTACCAATGAACATATTTCAATCATTTAGTagagcatatttaaaaaaaaaaaagtaacaaaaggcAATGATATGCCTGTATTAGACAACTGACTTGAAGTTTCTTCTTATGTAACTTCTCTACCAAAGTAGTCTAGAACAAGAATCCTGAAATCTTATACCACTTTCCtaaaaatgtccaaaaaaaatCTACAGCAAAAGCTGCTCTTCTTGAAGACATAAGATAAGAAACATCCCAATGAAATATTACAGTTTCTCATGAAAAGTTTAAGTACAGGTAGACTATGAACTAATCACATACCAAAATAATCAGAAGGCCCCAATCTTCCTACTTCAACAAATTCTTCATTCTCCGACCTACGCTGTAGCACAGCAGCTGAACCCTACAATAAAACCAGCACATTTTTTATCAAGATTACAATTGGCAAATTCTTTTGGTCTATTTGTACAATTTCAGAATCTCAGCAAAATATATCAACTGATCTTTCAAATCTACCagtttttaatgtgaaaaaaaagttgttgtttttttttatttctttgcctttACTGCCCTCTTGTGGAAGTGTTCCTTCCTTCCAGCAAGCTATAATAGAACCAGTGATATAgaggtttctttaaaaaaaaaaaaaaaaaaaaatcttggatctAAGTGTTCTGTTCCTTTTCTTCACAATTTCATGAAAGTATAAATCAGTCTTCTAGAAAATATCCTGAAATCTATTTCTTCATTATGACTTATCACACAAACAATACTGATATATACACTGACATTCATAGTGTACTTATTAGTTTATTCACTTAAAATATGTTCAATGACAGAGCTCTGTTTAACTAGCATGTCAATTAATCAGGCTGAGTCTGAGAGTTTATCTTTTACTTCACTGTCTAGAGTACTCCGACTGCATTTTTGTCTCAGCAACTGAATTCATCTAAGCAACAGCCTTTAGCCAGGGTACCAAACAAAACAGCACCAAAAAGGTATAGATACCATGATATTTCAGTAGGTATCTTCAGAACTTATATTCAATCAATACCAGAGGTTTCACATGTTATTTTCCTAGTCTAAGTAGTTGTAAAAGTTTGcaagttttcagtttcttttcctgtCCTTTGTAAATAACCTTTACTCACCTCTAAGATAATGAAGAAttcatctcctggttctccttgcACTACAATCTTCTGCCCATCTTCAAACTGAACAGGTTCCAATGCATCAGCTACTGTGAGACGCTCCCATTTGTCCAGAGACTctggaagacaaaataaaaaaaagttccttaGTATTATTTGGTGATGTTTTTCTTCCCACAGCCATGAGTTTGGCATCACTGAATCACAAAGTATCCTTGGCCCTTAGATCTTCACTTCAGGAATTTATTTGCCCATAATTAATTTCAAATACATCCAAAAGCTTCAGTTAAAAGCAGCTGTGCAATCCAAATGTGAAAGAACACACTTAATAAGCACAGGACCCAAAACAACTAGtattattactaattattttaTAGGTTCAATTCATTGTAAAACATCAAATGACATAAAATCTGATACAATTTTTGCTAATTTTCCTATAAAGATTTGCCTCCAACAAGAAGATTCACATATCTTATGGACACATCATGTTTCTTTAAGTAAAATCTTGATACCTTTTTTGGGGgagctgaggtaattgggattaagtgatttgtccagggtcacacagctaaaaaggattaagtgtttgaggctagatttgaaatcaggtcttgacttcagggctggtgctctatccactgtgccatctagctgcccccccccccccccccccattaaagTCTTAAAACAATCCTTCCTtatacctccagaaaaagaagtgatattGCTTGAATATACAGAAGGAAgcatgttttcaatttctttcatttttttttttttttagtcaagtgttcttgtacaaaatgactagtgtagaaatgttttacataattgcatgtgtataacctatatatgaTTTCTTACTGACTTACGGAGGGattagggaaagaaaagggaaaagtaaaatttggaactcaaaactttaaataaaaatgttaaacattaaaaaaaaattgctggaaagAAAACTGGTAAATTATAAAATTACTGCTTTCTAAGTAATCAGAGACCTCCATAAGATGGAAACTCCACATATCACAATGATTTAGTAAAGGGATGTATCTAAAGCACTCAAGATGAAAGCGTCAATGACAATTatgacaacaataaaatgataattatggCAACAAGTCCTACAACAGCATAATTAACAGttcaataaattaatttcaatattcatGGTCCACCAACTCACCTAAAATAGAAACTTTGCTAAGGAATTCTTCATACATCTTCCGCTTTCTCAATGTGCTTCcctacaaaaggaaagaaaaactgaaattcaaTGTAAATGTCTAATTGCTACTCAGTtctgtgaaaaaacaaaaatgaagcttCGTATAGAAAAATGATTCagtaagtcattttttaaaatgcactgAATACTGAACCGTCTTTGCTATGAGGTTTTTTGAAAACATCTAGGTAATTGTAAAGATTTCCTATAAACAATAACAAGTGGCAGGGGACAGAGGTATTCAGATCTTAACCTGACAACCAGACATGGCCACAAGAAATTTCCTAACATCACCCTGTGAAATTACAAGCAAATGAGAACTCTAGACAATTTTTTACCATAAGGATTCTTCTGTAACTGTCTCGGTCAATGCCCCATAATTTCACATTTGTCTTAGCTTTGACAGTTGCTGCTCTAGGAGTTCCATAAATCAAGGCAAGTTCTCCAAAGCTCCCTCCTTCTCCAACACTGGTTGCCCACTCATTGTTGACATAGACCTAAAAAGCCAAAAGATATGATTACATTGTTTCTAGACAAATATGTACATAGAACAAAAATCAGCTATTTTCAAATGTTTGGGATCCTGTACTTTTATTTCAGGATATCAAATacacaaatgtttaaaaatcaaaggaaagaatacCATACTTATAGTTTACAATGAGTATAATTAgctgtgtattttatttatctaataaaGGCCATCTACAGGTGTAGGGTAGGAGACCAAATTAACCTAGAGAAGAATTCAAAACCAGTATTTAATTACAAAACACAAATAATGAGCATCACCACCTAATGCTCCAAAAAGCTTACCTAGCTCATCAAACAATTCAGAAAAGGGTATGAATGAAtactggttttactcacttctgAGACAGAACAAAATACCTGTTTCTTTGGCCATTAGTAATAATATTTCCTACTGCTTGAAGACAATAGAATTATATTTgtgacttaaaaatatttttatatcttacaTCCATCTCTCCTTGATCAATCACATAGAAGTTATCTCCTTCATcacctaaaagaaagaaaaccacattataactatttcagaaaaaaaacatatttatgaagtacttacatagaaaaaaaaattcacaaatggGACAACTGCAGTGTGTTAAATGCTGTAGAGGCATCAGTCCTTTGAGAAAATTCCTTAAGAGGCAcaaatttactcattttttttgaCCTCCACAACATGTGACATGTTAAATACTGTTTGATTTCTTGTATactatctcctttctttttttttctcctgtttgaAAGCTCTTTTTAAATGTCGTCTTTGCTGAACCATTCTTTTCTCGTGTCAATATACTCCAAAACTACAGAGTCCCCTTTTCTCTATGCTTTCTCTTGACCTCATTAGTTCTCAGGAGTTCAATTAGCATCTCTACATAGATGATTCTCAGTTATACATATCTAGAGAGCTCCCATCTCACATTACCcactgcctattggacattttaaaGTAGATGTTCCAAAGGTATCTCAAATTCATCATGTTTGCACCAAAATTTATTCCCTCCTAAATTCATCATCcctcttttaaattttaactttattcCTGTCACAAACATTGTCAGCTTTAAAATCACTCAAGATTAAAAGCCCCAAGTTATCTTcaaattctttactttctttcacCATACATATCCAATAAAGTGTCAagttttattgactttttaaaaaatatctcatattcatttccttttttccacttTCATGGTCATCATTTATATCAGATCCTTCCCTGGACTACTTCAACAGTCATAACCAAATAAAGCTAACACCATGTTGGACATTCTTGGAGATCCCAGGAAGTCCTCTTGGACTCAACCGGTCAGACCTTATCTAGAGTATTACATTCAGTTCTGGCACCATGACTTAATCTGGAGAGTATACCATGGGAACAACTAGGATGGTAAAGGATCTTGAGTCTATTTCGTATGAGAATCAGGTAAAGGGAAAACTCAGGACTATGTGGTGACATAACAACTGTCTTTAAGTATGTGAAGAGCTATCACATAGAAaaaagattagacttgttcttttTTGCCTCAAAGATCAGAACGAGGAACATGTGGAAATTGCAAAGAGGCCAATGTAGATTTGTCAGGAAGTTTCCTAACAATCAGACTTGTCCAAAAGCAAAATGGGTTGCCCTGAGAAGTGCTTGATTCTCTCTCCTTGGAATTCTTCAAGAAGAGACTAAATAATATTCTgtcaaataaatcataaaaggagattccttttcattttggcCTGCACTAaatgagattccttccaactctcaaattttgTGCTTCTATGATTCTGTTTGGTTTTTCAAATACTTCCCAACCTGATCTCAAActgtttctttaatttctttacttccttaattTCTGGCTAAAGTGCCTTCTTGTCCATTCTTCAGACAAAACATTCcatatttggtatttatttattattacttacaaattgccttaaaaaacaaacttcttgacaaatttcattttttatctgtaGCACCTAATCTAATGCACAATGGAATAACTATGTCACTTCCTTTGATTTATGATTAACCACATCGATAAATTCTGGTGGCTCCTCATTATCtacagaatcaaatacaaactcctctacTTGACATTTAAAGACTTGCACAATCTAATCTCAATTTACTTTTGCACTTATTACACAAGACTCTTCTTCACTCACTGTAATAAGTCCAACTGGCATTCTTGATGTTCTTCACATGATTTCTCATTTACCTATATATTTGCAAAGGATATGCCTTATGCCAGTAAAACACTCCCTATTCCTTTTACAAAACCTCATTTCCCTCAAAGTTTATTCAAGTGCCAATCTCCTACATTAAATTCTTCCCTCTAAGTCTTAAAACCACACTTTCCtcaaaaattaccttgtatttgtcttttatatattttgggtATCTATACACACAGATACACGTTATCATCTATCAAAATATAAAAGTGTAAGTAAGGTTCCTGTTGGCAGgaactatttatttttctctttgaattatgGGAgagagcaggtgcttaataaatgttgactgcaatccaaagggaaaaatcatcaaaaacatgaaaaggaagtagaataattaaaaaaataacacaacttagattatttttttctgattaaaaaaaaaaatcatgccactgacacattgttggtggaactgatccaaccat includes:
- the PRKAR1A gene encoding cAMP-dependent protein kinase type I-alpha regulatory subunit; the encoded protein is MATSSTTTEEERSLRECELYVQKHNIQALLKDSIVQLCTVRPDRPMAFLREYFERLEKEETKQLQTLQKASTQSESREEEVSPPPPNPVVKGRRRRGAISAEVYTEEDAASYVRKVIPKDYKTMAALAKAIEKNVLFSHLDDNERSDIFDAMFPASFIAGETVIQQGDEGDNFYVIDQGEMDVYVNNEWATSVGEGGSFGELALIYGTPRAATVKAKTNVKLWGIDRDSYRRILMGSTLRKRKMYEEFLSKVSILESLDKWERLTVADALEPVQFEDGQKIVVQGEPGDEFFIILEGSAAVLQRRSENEEFVEVGRLGPSDYFGEIALLMNRPRAATVVARGPLKCVKLDRPRFERVLGPCSDILKRNIQQYNSFVSLSV